Below is a window of Raphanus sativus cultivar WK10039 unplaced genomic scaffold, ASM80110v3 Scaffold5881, whole genome shotgun sequence DNA.
aattaaattctataaaattaagagaaaattttgttaggTATATaactatcaaatatatatatattatttctaaatttatatatattgaaaagaaACTAATGGTATCAGATAAAATGCATAAAActttgaataattgtttagtaatacaaattatgtaattataaaaagaattaaataatatttggaaaactgtaaaatattattatatttttatttctactgttatattatttattactataaTTATGATGATTaatgagttattactatattttaaaaaacttccaaaaatataaatgaatattcaGTGTAAATACTCATATCACAATTAGCTTCAAGCCATATCATCATTTTCAATATGATATGCCATTGTGGTAATGACACATAACAAATAACTTTTCGAATAATTAAGCTATCCCTCACTCACCTATGCTTTGCAGACGATCTCATGGTGTACATTGAAGGATCAAGGCAGTCTATTGAAGGAGCCCTCTCAGTATTTGACACTTTTGAAGCTTGGTCAGGTTTGAGTATCAGCTTGAGAAGTCAACGGTTTATTTGGCTGGGGTAGAAGAGTCGGAGAAGAGGAGTATCTTAACTAATTATCCTTTTGAGGAGGGTAAACTGCCAGTTCGTTATCTGGGGCTTCCCCTTATGACTCAGTCAATGAGACGGCAATATTTTCTCCCTCTATTGGAAAAGATCATAAGTAAGATATGTACTTGGACTTGTCGTTTCTTATCCTACGCTGGGAGGCTTCAACTTATCAACTCTGTTCTGATAAGTATAGCAAATTTCTGGCTTTCTGTCTTTCGTTTACCAAGCAAATGTGTAAAGGAGGTGGAACAAATGTGCTCGGCATTCTTATGGACAGGGCCTGCTTTGAAGTCTTCTGGTGCTAAAGTATCTTGGAAAGAGATATGTAGCCTAAAGAGTGAAGGAGGGATTGGCATAAGAAATCTCAAAGAAGTAAATACGGTGTATGGTCTTAAGTTGATATATATGGAGGTTTTTATCGTGTGACTCGCTTTGGGGGAGATGGTTAAGAGTCAATCTGCTGAAGGGATGGATTTTTTGGGAAGTAAGTTTGAGAATGCAAGTGGGTTCTTGGATGTGGCATAAAATGTTAAAGCTGAGAGAAGTTGCGAagttatttttcaaaaaagagaTAGGGAATGGGAGGCACACCTCTTTCTGGTATGATAACTGGTCAGACATGGGAGTGCTATCTGAACTGCTGGGAGACAGAGGCATAATTGACTTGGGAGTGTGTAAGGAAGCTACAGTTGAGTTAGCAATCACTATGCGGAGGAGAAGGAGACATAGGAAGGGTTTTCTTACGGAGATTGAAGCTGAATTAACTTCTATTATGAGTAATCTTATTTCAGACAGAGAGGATGTATGTCTTTGGAGAGGGAAGTCGGGGTTCAAGAGCAAGTTTTCAACGCAAGAAACTTggttattattaaaagagaacaAAGCTCACTGTAGCTGGTCTAGAGGAGTCTGGTTCTCTCACGCCACACCAAAGTTTGCGTTCATGACTTGGCTCTCTATGCGGGATAGAATGTCAACCTTGGACAGAATACAAAAATGGAGTCGTGGACTTGACTCTACCTGTCTCTTGTGTAAGAATGCCACAGAATCAAGAAACTATCTGTTCTTTGAGTGTTCTTACACAACTCAGGTA
It encodes the following:
- the LOC130507801 gene encoding uncharacterized protein LOC130507801 — encoded protein: MLKLREVAKLFFKKEIGNGRHTSFWYDNWSDMGVLSELLGDRGIIDLGVCKEATVELAITMRRRRRHRKGFLTEIEAELTSIMSNLISDREDVCLWRGKSGFKSKFSTQETWLLLKENKAHCSWSRGVWFSHATPKFAFMTWLSMRDRMSTLDRIQKWSRGLDSTCLLCKNATESRNYLFFECSYTTQVWEHFAKGLLRHEYTNVWSEIVRLLVDAPMDKKKAFCLRYSFQAVLYALWRERNKMLHGDKLMPLPILKRTIDKGIHNRITLMKGKEAKGLDNLMQYRFSIRM